A single genomic interval of Ignavibacteriales bacterium harbors:
- a CDS encoding T9SS type A sorting domain-containing protein yields MNRKKLAVIVLTALLLSVMRAQDITTTNLQATRAVVVSVTQAWTSTNISLLAGDKIDISVRGVASTDGATTPQSTKWIGPDGNGGLYPSSPLPTAAQHSVIGRLGSSGSLFFVGSSVSFTVNSNITSASTLYLGYNDYGLSDNFGYYVAFITVVRNGTLLTNVVSMDEQLPGKFALSQNYPNPFNPSTTIEYQLSQRDNVEIRVYNVAGELVKKLLDTEMSAGVHSVAWDGRDDVGQSVSTGTYFYQVKSGNILQAKKMLLLK; encoded by the coding sequence ATGAACAGGAAGAAACTTGCTGTTATTGTGTTGACTGCCTTGTTGCTTTCAGTTATGCGGGCACAAGACATAACGACGACGAATCTTCAAGCGACCAGAGCGGTTGTGGTGAGCGTGACGCAGGCATGGACTTCGACGAATATTTCCTTGTTGGCAGGTGACAAGATAGACATCTCAGTACGGGGCGTAGCATCAACGGATGGAGCAACAACTCCACAGTCGACCAAATGGATCGGGCCCGATGGAAATGGCGGCTTGTATCCATCCAGTCCACTGCCAACAGCGGCACAGCATTCGGTGATCGGCAGGCTTGGCAGTTCGGGGAGTCTATTCTTCGTGGGCAGCAGTGTTTCTTTCACTGTCAATTCGAACATCACAAGTGCATCCACTCTATACCTAGGGTACAATGATTATGGACTGAGTGACAACTTTGGCTATTATGTCGCATTTATCACCGTGGTTAGAAACGGGACCCTGCTGACCAATGTCGTCTCCATGGATGAACAACTGCCAGGGAAATTTGCTCTGAGTCAGAATTACCCTAATCCTTTCAATCCGTCCACGACCATTGAGTATCAACTATCGCAAAGGGATAATGTTGAAATCAGAGTGTACAACGTCGCGGGTGAATTGGTGAAGAAGCTGCTAGATACGGAGATGAGTGCAGGCGTACATTCAGTCGCATGGGACGGAAGAGACGATGTTGGCCAATCAGTCTCGACCGGTACCTATTTTTATCAGGTGAAGTCTGGAAATATACTGCAAGCTAAGAAAATGTTGTTGTTGAAATAA